One Neosynechococcus sphagnicola sy1 DNA segment encodes these proteins:
- a CDS encoding pentapeptide repeat-containing protein, with amino-acid sequence MSIFGDLLAQTISRPLWLGISGFLCFVGCSPLQGVNPSPATAPSGVDSAPVSSTQLQTHQLSQALDRLLQTRRCLRCNLQGANLVNANLQGVDLRGANLVQANLSRANLTRANLAGANLKGANLQQARLQSVFARDAYLRGANLNRADLSLSNFQRANLVDASLIQVSMGDPKGYSVNDQNYDKMQGVNLQNANLQGANLSHSDMEL; translated from the coding sequence ATGTCTATCTTTGGGGACTTATTAGCTCAGACAATTTCTCGTCCTCTGTGGTTGGGAATCAGTGGATTTCTCTGCTTTGTTGGATGTAGCCCGCTCCAAGGCGTTAACCCCTCTCCAGCAACTGCACCATCAGGAGTTGATTCCGCGCCTGTCTCTTCTACTCAACTTCAGACTCATCAGCTATCTCAGGCCCTTGACCGTCTGCTTCAAACTCGACGCTGTTTACGTTGCAATTTACAGGGGGCAAACTTGGTGAATGCTAACCTCCAGGGAGTAGATTTACGGGGGGCAAACTTAGTACAAGCCAATTTATCCAGGGCGAATTTGACTCGAGCGAACCTAGCAGGGGCGAACCTGAAAGGAGCAAACCTTCAACAGGCTAGACTTCAGAGTGTCTTTGCTCGGGATGCCTATCTCCGGGGAGCAAACCTGAATCGAGCAGACTTGAGTCTCAGCAATTTCCAGAGAGCCAATCTGGTGGATGCCAGTTTAATTCAGGTGTCTATGGGTGATCCTAAGGGGTACTCCGTCAATGATCAGAATTACGACAAAATGCAGGGTGTGAATCTCCAAAATGCTAACCTCCAGGGAGCTAATCTCAGTCATAGTGATATGGAATTATAG
- the purE gene encoding 5-(carboxyamino)imidazole ribonucleotide mutase, producing MQQPLIGIIMGSDSDLPTMQGAIAICEEFGIAHEVAIVSAHRTPDRMVTYAQQAHHRGLKVIIAGAGGAAHLPGMVAALTPLPVIGVPVSSRYLQGIDSLYSMVQMPAGIPVATVAIGNAQNAGLLAVRILATYQPELLKRVQDYQQSLSDMVLQKQACLETMGSTQYLEAMLKGD from the coding sequence ATGCAGCAGCCATTAATTGGAATCATTATGGGCAGTGATTCAGATCTACCGACGATGCAAGGGGCGATCGCCATCTGTGAGGAGTTTGGCATTGCCCACGAAGTTGCAATTGTCTCAGCCCATCGCACTCCAGATCGCATGGTGACCTATGCCCAACAAGCCCATCATCGGGGACTCAAAGTTATTATTGCAGGAGCGGGGGGAGCCGCCCATTTACCGGGGATGGTTGCCGCTTTGACACCGCTGCCCGTCATAGGTGTCCCCGTGTCGAGCCGTTATCTCCAGGGAATAGATTCCCTCTACTCGATGGTGCAAATGCCTGCCGGAATTCCGGTTGCCACCGTGGCGATCGGCAATGCTCAAAATGCTGGGTTATTAGCCGTGCGAATTCTAGCGACCTACCAACCCGAATTACTAAAGCGGGTACAAGACTACCAGCAAAGCCTCTCAGACATGGTGTTACAAAAACAGGCTTGTTTAGAAACCATGGGATCAACTCAGTATTTAGAGGCAATGTTAAAAGGAGACTAA
- a CDS encoding urease accessory protein UreF, with the protein MQSDLALLRLLQLASPTLPVGAYSYSEALETLISTGKIADIEELESWLRQELSTGAVRMEAAVMLRGYQAVQAQDLAVIAHWHHWLSAARETEELRWQSWQMGLALFRLLQALHPEQADFFTQLYEGCDRTCNFAIAFALAAALWEIDPESALLGYCQSWLTNLIGAGVKLIPLGQTAGQKLLMGMQVPLITSTQEIQGLTDTQLVSCSWGLSLASMNHETEYSRLFRS; encoded by the coding sequence ATGCAATCTGATTTGGCCCTGTTACGCCTGCTACAACTGGCAAGCCCTACCTTGCCCGTGGGAGCTTACAGTTACTCCGAAGCCCTCGAAACCTTGATTAGCACAGGCAAAATTGCAGATATCGAGGAGCTAGAATCCTGGTTGAGGCAGGAACTGTCCACCGGAGCCGTGCGGATGGAAGCAGCTGTGATGCTGCGCGGGTATCAAGCAGTCCAAGCCCAGGATCTTGCAGTGATCGCCCACTGGCATCATTGGCTCTCAGCGGCGCGGGAAACCGAAGAACTCCGCTGGCAAAGTTGGCAGATGGGGCTGGCACTCTTCCGACTCTTGCAAGCGCTCCACCCCGAACAAGCCGATTTTTTCACGCAGTTGTACGAGGGTTGCGATCGCACCTGTAACTTTGCGATCGCCTTTGCACTAGCCGCAGCTCTCTGGGAAATTGACCCGGAGTCAGCCCTTCTGGGGTACTGCCAGAGTTGGCTGACCAACCTGATCGGCGCGGGGGTGAAACTGATTCCCTTGGGTCAAACAGCTGGGCAAAAACTGCTGATGGGAATGCAAGTCCCCCTAATCACCAGCACCCAGGAAATACAGGGGTTAACGGACACCCAACTTGTCAGTTGTAGCTGGGGGTTATCCCTAGCCAGTATGAACCATGAAACCGAATACAGTCGCCTCTTTCGGAGTTAA
- a CDS encoding transposase — RLHARAPKGKRARGKRPSKRGKRVSTISAISLKTVVTNVSIVGSTDGLTFEAFIARHLVPKLWKGACVIMDNYSIHNHDTIRKLIEDVGAKLIYLPPYSPDFSPIENCFSKIKNILRTIGARSYPDLANAIEDAFSQVSLENLKNWFTHCCYYASQE; from the coding sequence CCCGGTTACATGCTCGTGCCCCTAAAGGTAAAAGAGCACGGGGTAAGCGCCCCAGCAAGCGAGGTAAACGAGTCTCTACAATCAGTGCAATCAGCCTCAAAACCGTTGTCACTAACGTAAGTATCGTCGGTTCAACCGATGGTTTGACCTTTGAAGCCTTCATTGCTCGCCACCTGGTTCCGAAACTTTGGAAAGGAGCTTGTGTGATTATGGATAACTACTCGATACACAACCATGACACGATCAGAAAGCTGATTGAGGACGTGGGTGCTAAGTTGATTTATTTACCTCCCTATTCTCCAGACTTTTCACCGATAGAAAATTGCTTCTCAAAGATTAAAAATATTTTGCGGACGATTGGGGCACGCAGCTATCCCGATCTCGCTAATGCCATTGAAGACGCTTTTTCTCAAGTATCTTTGGAAAACCTCAAAAATTGGTTCACTCACTGTTGCTACTACGCCTCACAAGAGTGA